A window from Rana temporaria chromosome 8, aRanTem1.1, whole genome shotgun sequence encodes these proteins:
- the LOC120910036 gene encoding gastrula zinc finger protein XlCGF57.1-like, translated as MYVGGDQPSAEEVGMTMKSEQDEMSPPINTNGCDVRNSSERHLLLSADCKSEDNVITQDPPGGNPNTQNIHHRPSCPETSMDPSDQGESSHQSHTMIANIHVRSHTADRSTDPSNPDESSSPHEGDHRGDNLFPCSECGKSFSRTGTLNRHQKLHTGERPYSCLDCGKCFSEKDYLVRHQRIHMDKRPYSCSKCGKSYTQHASLVAHFRIHTGEHPYSCSECGKSFDQKAALVKHQQNHTGERCYSSSECGKSFTHQGTFARHQRINTGERSYSCSVCGKSFTRKGGLANHQRIHTGERPFSCSECGKSFTHKGGLVKHQRIHMGERPFSCSECGKSFTFKGSLVEHQRIHTGERPYSCSECGKSFTFKGSLVEHQRIHTGERPHSCSECGKSFTHKGDLVKHQRIHTGMRPYSCSECGKSFTHKGDLVKHQRIHTGVRPYSCSECRKSFTQKGDLVKHQRIHTGERPYLCSDCGKSFAHEGDFSKHQRIHTGVRPYSCSDCGKSFILKGGLVIHQRIHTGERPYSCSECGKCFTQKGKLAEHQRIHTDESPYSCSECGKSFCKKYYLVKHQKIQCSVGIGRITVCSVDSVLGTTAKK; from the exons AtgtatgtggggggtgatcagccgTCCGCGGAGGAAGTCGGGATGACAATGAAGAGTGAACAGGATGAAATGTCTCCGCCTATCAACACAA ATGGATGTGATGTGAGGAATTCCTCGGAGAGACATCTTCTATTATCTGCTGATTGTAAGTCAGAAGATAATGTCATCACACAGGATCCTCCAGGAGGAAatccaaatacacaaaatatacatcaCAGACCTTCCTGTCCGGAGACATCAATGGATCCCTCTGATCAGGGGGAATCTTCTCATCAATCACATACTATGATTGCAAATATCCATgtaagatctcacactgcagatagatCAACAGATCCTTCTAATCCCGATGAATCTTCCTCACCCCATGAAGGAGATCACCGAGGTGACAATCTATtcccatgttcagagtgcgggaaatctttctctCGGACAGGAACACTTAATAGACACCAGAAACtccacacgggtgagcgtccttattcatgtttagACTGTGGGAAATGCTTCAGTGAAAAAGATTATCTTgttagacaccagagaattcacatggataagcgtccctattcatgttcaaAGTGCGGGAAATCTTACACTCAACATGCATCCCTTGTTGCACATTTTAGAATTCACACAGGAGAacatccttattcatgttcagagtgcgggaaatcttttgaTCAGAAAGCGGCCCTTGTTAAACACCAGCAAAATCACACAGGTGAGCGCTGTTATTCatcttcagagtgtgggaaatctttcactcatcAAGGAACCTTTGCTAGACACCAGAGAATTAACACAGGTGAGCGTTCGTATTCATGTTCagtgtgcgggaaatctttcactcgtaAAGGAGGCCTTGCTAatcatcagagaattcacacaggtgagcgccctttttcatgttcagagtgcgggaaatctttcactcataaagggggccttgttaaacatcagagaattcacatgGGTGAGCgccctttttcatgttcagagtgcgggaaatctttcacttttAAAGGAAGCCTTGTTGAACATcaaagaattcacacgggtgagcgtccttattcatgctcagagtgcgggaaatctttcacttttAAAGGAAGCCTTGTTgaacatcagagaattcacacgggtgagcgtcctcattcatgttcagagtgcgggaaatctttcactcataAAGGAGACCTTGTTAAACATCAGAGAATTCATACGGGTatgcgtccttattcatgttcagagtgcgggaaatccttCACTCATAAAGGAGACCTTGTtaaacatcagagaattcacacaggtgtgcgtccttattcatgttcagagtgcaggaaatctttcactcagaaaggagaccttgttaaacatcagagaattcacacaggtgagcgtccctaTTTATGTTCAGATTGTGGGAAATCTTTCGCTCATGAAGGAGACTTTTCtaaacatcagagaattcacacaggcgtgcgtccttattcatgttcagactgCGGGAAATCTTTTATTCTTAAAGGAGGCCTTGTTatacatcagagaattcacacgggtgagcgtccttattcatgttcagagtgcgggaaatgtttcactcagaAAGGAAAACTTGctgaacaccagagaattcacactgaTGAaagtccttattcatgttcagagtgcgggaaatctttctgtAAGAAATATTATCTTGTAAAACATCAGAAAATCCAGTGTAGTGTGGGCATTGGAAGGATAACTGTATGTAGTGTGGATAGTGTGCTGGGGACAACTGCCAAAAAATAG